The Pirellulales bacterium genomic interval AGATCGGCGACGAATATGAATTCGGCCGCGCGCGAGTGAACTTCGACACGTTCAAAGTAACGGTCGACGGCAAGAACCTCCGCCTGACCACCTTGGAAATGAAAGTGCTGCGCTACTTCATCGAGAACGAAGGCTCGGTCATTACACGATCGCAGTTGCTGGATGATGTCTGGGGATTGTCCGGCAATCCCACCACGCGCACCGTCGACAATTTCATTTCGCGGTTGCGCGGATATTTCGAAGTCGACCGCGATCACCCACGACATTTCTTGTCGGTGCGCGGGTCGGGCTATCGCTTCGTCTCGAAAGAAGAAGAGGCCGAAGAGCCGGCATCCTAGAGATAATTGCGAACCCACAAAGCCGAGCAGCTAACGGTAGCGCACTGATTTTTGGGGTTTATTTCCCTGGAATTCATTTCACTACGTGCGCTGATCGCTCGGCAAGCACAATGAACCTTCGAAGCCCGAGCTTATAACATGCTGGATGTTGGATTGTGTAGGACCCGACTAGCAGTTTCGTCGGTCAGGGGGGCCGAGGAATAGCTCCAGGCGTCATAGCCGGCCAGAGCGCTCCCCTGTTCGAATTTCCAGAAGCCGCCCGCGTCGGTCAGCGTAGCCCAATGCACGTAAGATCGCAGTTGCTCTTCCGAGCCAAACGTGGCGACCAGTCGCAGGGGCACTCGTGGTTTTGAACCATAGAGATAAAACATCGTTCGCTCCTGTGCTTTCGCATCAGATTGCAAGGGCGGTCGAACGAAGGCCCGTTGAGTTCCCCGTCAAAACCCCTTCTTGCAAGTGGTGTGCCAGCCGTCGCCGCATACCCCGTGGTGCCGGTCCCGATGCCTACCTGGGGGGCTAGCAACGACGACGGCACTAATGCACAAATTTCGATGCGACGCGCGGCGGCGATCGATCACCAGCAAGCGCCAAATAATCTGTTTGCCTAACGCATCCCGCGCATGGCAGAATGGGTCTGCTCGCGAGTTTCTTTCGGTGCCGAGCCCTCCCCCCGCCCAACGCTTCTTCCGCGCTCTTTCGATGCACGAATCCGACGTAGAACTAATGCGCCGCGCCAACCGGGACGATCCGGGGGCGTTTGCCGAATTGGTGCATCGGTATGAGCGTGTTTTGCGGCGCGTGGCGGAGAGCCGACTAGGCACCGTCGAAGCGGCCGAAGACGTCGTGCAAGAGACGTTTCTCGCGGCCTACAAATCGCGGCACAGCTACGACGAGCGGTTTGGCTTTCGCACGTGGTTGTGGACCATCTTGCTGAATCAGTGTCGGCGCTATGCCGGCCGACAGGCGCGGCACCCGCGGGTCGTATCGATGGAAAGTCATTCGCCGGCCGATGCCCCCGCCTCCTTGGCCGAGGTCGGCGCCGGCGAGGCGGACAGCGTTCTGGGGGGCCTAATGGCCCGTGAACGCCGCGAGATTTTGCAACAACTACTGCTGAAATTGAGCACGGTGCAGGCGGACGCTCTGCGGTTGCGATTCTTCGGCGGGCTGAAGTTTCAAGAGATCGCCGAGACGATGCAGTGCAGCCTATGCACGGCCAAGAATCGGGTTCGCTGGGGGTTGTTGAAGCTGGCTGAATTCGTGCAAGAAGAAGCGCGGGAAGAGGCGGTTACGGATCACACGGCGCGCAGCGAGCACGACATCTCGCGCGACGACGATCGGCAATCGGAAGATTAGGAACGCACAGCAATGACGTGTGACGACGTATTCGATATTTTGACGCGGGGTCCGTTCCCTTCGGGTGCCGCGAACGACGAACAGGTTGAGCAGCATTTGGCGCGCTGCGGCGAGTGCCGTCGGTTGG includes:
- a CDS encoding RNA polymerase sigma factor, yielding MRRANRDDPGAFAELVHRYERVLRRVAESRLGTVEAAEDVVQETFLAAYKSRHSYDERFGFRTWLWTILLNQCRRYAGRQARHPRVVSMESHSPADAPASLAEVGAGEADSVLGGLMARERREILQQLLLKLSTVQADALRLRFFGGLKFQEIAETMQCSLCTAKNRVRWGLLKLAEFVQEEAREEAVTDHTARSEHDISRDDDRQSED